The Calliphora vicina chromosome 3, idCalVici1.1, whole genome shotgun sequence genome contains a region encoding:
- the LOC135955595 gene encoding uncharacterized protein LOC135955595 — protein MTSTSQKNSNPSPKEQFVFDCGHMLQFCERFNRAPIEDQTESVLEVKLKDLDTRWNKVEASYEKVILAQDELVKPEFKEEAKTNFDVCVDAYYHCISQILNLMKAFRMDNSNVQGFDTSARYSLPPQAITQNMAPDNSNNCIKLPPCDTEVFKGSYEQWPSFRDMFTAVYINHSKLSHVTKLYHLRNKTKGEAGAVVKRYPLSHDNFDLAWNALKTRYENKRVLVDNQIKILFDIPAATNENSESIRRIQSSVNDSLATLTTLGVQVESWDPILIRLISTKFPDLTLSLWEQSLTSPRDLPKWSQMSQFLVDRYEAVERIDSIRTSKDNFSLNKSKSPNIQAYTSHENLNVSCMLCNEDHNLRTCRKFRKFSIQQRIDFVYKNNICNNCLGSSHLKANCKSKKTCLFCKKLHDTLLHMTRTSQYPSQNIEKSEKKDIPRNVSEKPSLHVTQIHQTNNQVEGPSGSKQIHANCSTSNENILLRTSLMQIEYRGELFTIRALIDPGSQRTFITGKVRNRLQLPYQKSHFEVIGIGGQKQSANKECEFVLYAKRYNIRIPVKAIVLPKVTKQLPAFSFEILYSMQLEEIDLADPTFNKTSQIDLILGNDYEHSINIAGIKKNICGQTSAYNTIFGWVLSGPMKAQIVQSFTTTVIPADTTDLNTLLKRFWEQEEIPSAPSNSVEDEICERFYAQTTKRNENGRNVVRLPFKKEYPEKIFLGSSRFIALAQYARMEKTLSKNPELHSHYMAVLNEYLALGHMEETSSQEHMSQNKCNSFYLPHHAVVRPEHKTTKVRVVFNASRKTKSQFALNDVLYTGPTLQNDLITVILNWRKYQYVYSGDVQKMYRQILVHPEDRPFQKILFQNQPDGPITV, from the coding sequence ATGACTTCTACATCTCAGAAAAATTCTAACCCATCTCCTAAGGAGCAGTTTGTATTCGATTGTGGCCATATGCTCCAGTTCTGTGAAAGATTTAACAGGGCACCTATAGAAGACCAAACCGAATCGGTCTTAGAAGTCAAGTTGAAAGACTTAGACACTAGATGGAACAAAGTAGAAGCTTCATATGAAAAAGTTATATTAGCTCAAGATGAGTTAGTTAAGCCCGAATTCAAAGAAGAGGCAAAGACGAATTTTGATGTGTGTGTAGACGCTTATTACCATTGTATATCCCAAATTCTTAATTTAATGAAAGCTTTCCGAATGGACAATTCCAATGTCCAAGGTTTTGATACGTCTGCACGTTATTCTCTCCCACCACAAGCTATTACCCAAAATATGGCACCCGATAATTCTAATAATTGCATTAAACTTCCTCCCTGTGACACTGAAGTTTTCAAAGGCAGTTATGAACAATGGCCATCTTTCCGGGACATGTTCACTGCAGTGTACATAAATCATTCAAAACTTTCTCACGTCACAAAGTTATATCACCTTCGTAACAAAACGAAAGGTGAAGCAGGTGCAGTTGTAAAAAGATATCCACTTTCTCATGATAACTTTGATTTGGCATGGAATGCTTTGAAAACTCGGTATGAGAATAAACGGGTACTTGTAGATAACCAGATTAAAATCCTCTTTGATATCCCAGCAGCAACTAACGAAAACAGTGAGTCTATTAGAAGAATACAATCTTCTGTTAATGATTCATTAGCTACTCTTACAACTCTTGGAGTACAAGTGGAAAGTTGGGACCCAATTCTCATTCGTCTAATATCTACTAAATTTCCAGATTTAACCCTTTCTCTGTGGGAACAGTCACTTACATCTCCTCGCGATCTTCCTAAGTGGTCGCAAATGTCTCAGTTTCTGGTAGATCGATACGAAGCTGTAGAACGCATCGATAGTATTAGAACCTCAAAAGATAACTTTAGCCTGAACAAATCAAAATCACCAAATATACAAGCGTATACTTCACATGAAAATTTGAACGTATCTTGCATGTTATGCAATGAAGATCATAATCTAAGAACTTGTCGTAAGtttcgaaaattttcaatacaacAAAGAATCgactttgtatataaaaataacatttgcaATAATTGCTTAGGCTCATCACATTTAAAAGCAAATTGTAAAAGTAAGAAAACTTGTCTCTTTTGCAAAAAACTTCATGACACACTTTTGCATATGACAAGAACATCTCAATACCCATCTcagaatattgaaaaatctgaAAAGAAAGATATTCCTAGAAATGTTTCCGAAAAACCTTCCCTACATGTTACTCAAATACATCAAACGAATAATCAAGTTGAAGGCCCTTCAGGATCAAAACAAATTCACGCTAATTGTTCCACAAGTAACGAAAACATTCTATTACGAACTTCTTTAATGCAAATAGAGTATAGAGGAGAACTATTTACGATACGAGCTCTAATTGATCCAGGTAGCCAACGAACCTTCATAACTGGAAAAGTAAGAAACCGACTTCAACTTCCTTACCAAAAATCTCACTTCGAAGTTATAGGCATTGGTGGGCAAAAGCAATCTGCGAACAAAGAGTGCGAGTTCGTATTGTACGCCAAAAGATATAATATACGAATCCCAGTTAAAGCAATAGTATTGCCCAAAGTTACAAAACAACTTCCAGCGTTCAGTTTCGAAATCCTTTATTCAATGCAACTTGAAGAAATAGATTTAGCAGACCCTACATTTAACAAGACTTCCCAAATAGATCTGATTCTAGGCAATGATTATGAACATTCAATTAACATTGCtggtataaagaaaaatatttgtggcCAAACATCAGCCTACAATACAATTTTCGGATGGGTACTTAGTGGACCCATGAAAGCCCAAATCGTTCAATCTTTTACAACTACTGTTATCCCTGCTGATACGACAGATCTCAATACTCTCTTAAAGAGATTCTGGGAACAAGAAGAAATACCCTCAGCCCCTTCAAATTCTGTTGAAGATGAAATTTGTGAACGTTTTTATGCCCAAACGACTAAACGTAATGAAAATGGCAGAAACGTAGTAAGATTGCCATTTAAAAAAGAGTATCCCGAAAAAATCTTCCTTGGTTCGTCAAGATTCATTGCTCTAGCACAATATGCTAGAATGGAGAAAACTCTATCTAAAAATCCCGAACTTCATTCCCATTACATGGCAGTTCTGAACGAATATTTAGCTCTCGGTCACATGGAAGAAACTTCATCGCAAGAACATATGTCCCAAAATAAATGTAATTCCTTCTATTTACCACATCATGCCGTCGTTCGGCCAGAACATAAAACCACGAAGGTTAGAGTTGTTTTCAACGCTTCACGAAAAACAAAATCTCAATTTGCTCTTAACGATGTTCTCTATACAGGCCCTACTTTACAAAACGATTTGATAACTGTAATACTAAATTGGAGAAAATATCAGTATGTTTACAGCGGAGATGTACAAAAGATGTATCGACAAATTCTTGTACATCCAGAAGATAGACCCTTTCAAAAAATTCTCTTCCAAAATCAACCCGATGGTCCCATTACAGTTTAA